Part of the Coregonus clupeaformis isolate EN_2021a chromosome 8, ASM2061545v1, whole genome shotgun sequence genome, GACTCACTGATACATGTTTGTCTGTAAGGCCATTTTAGGGCCGCTGTCAATATATTGAAGCGCTTAACGTACCCTTCAGAGTCATGGAAATGACCGTCTAAGATCAATGACCTGTATTTGATATAATGTTCCCAACAGAAGAACTGAGTTTGGTAAGAGTGCTTTTAGCTTTACTGCCCCACCATCTTGGTACACTTTGCAGAAGGGTTTACAACTAGATCCTTTTATTCTGATTGATGATTTTAAATCCCAGATTGGAGGGCTGCTGACCACAGATTGCACATGTTTTTAAACTGGCTCTCTAATGCACTTTGCACTGTTTTAACTTCCATTCattgttatgtttatgttgtgttgtgtctcatGTGTAACTAACTATACTTATGCTGCTTTCTTGGCCAGGGCTCATATGAAAATGAGATCTCAATGTGACTTCTCTGCATGAATAAAGGATTATTCGTAATTAATTTCTAAACACATTATTTTCTTCATGAAATGTTTATGTTGCGTCATTTTGAATTTAATCGAACACATTCTCTGCAACAATAATCACTCATATTTCGAAAACGATTGTGCAACATGCTGGGACAATGATTACATTAATAGAATTCAATATAATAATGAATCTACGATTACAGAATTATTCAACAGAAAAACAATCAACCAATACACAGTAATGTACGTCCTGAGAAAATGTGTAATTTACGTGTGAACCAATATGTGTTTTCATATCCCATTAACTATGTCCAGTTGGTGCATCCATCCCCCTTTCATAATCACCCCCTAGCTAATTGAAGATCTTCATAAGTAATAATATAACATTCCATACTCCCTCCGGTCCCTCTTGTATGTATTGGTAAAAAGCTATTGATAGTGGTGCAGGATGTTGTATTAGTTGTATAGACTGAGCCAGCCCATTCTGAGTCATGAGGACTGAGCCAGCCCATTCTGAGTCATGAGGACTGAGCCAGGCTATTCTGAGTCATGAGGACTGAGGCCAGTGTTATTATGAGGATAGAGGGTtattacctcccgagtggcgcagtggtctagttgttccactagagatcctggttcgaatccaggctctgttgtagccggccgcgaccgggagacccatggggcggcgcacaattggcccagtgtcgtccagggtaggggagggcagggatgtagcgcagttggtagagcatgccgtttgcaacgccagggttgtgggttcgattcccacagggggccagtataataatgtatgcactcactaactgtaagttgctctggataagagcgtatgataaaatataaataataacacATTTTAAAAGGAAAAATAATACATTAAAAATGTTGCTGCGCATTAtgaggaaggagagaagaagagaggctGATTATTGGCCTGATCTCAGGCTGAGTATTGTCCAGATGTTCAGCCTTATTGTGACTATGACAACACACATCCTACCAGAGGTTATTTtactcctcatctctctctgtcacacatgcacacgcacacacacgcacactatttgcctctctcttcctctccctgttCTGAGTGCAGCTCCCCCTCATATGACTGTGGCTAATGGTACATTCCCAGCTCCTAGCTGTGTGATTAGTACATTCCTAGCTCCTAGCCGTGTGATTGGTACATTCCCAGCTCCTAGCTGTGTGATTGGTACATTTCCAGCTCCTAGCCGTGTGATTGGTACATTCCCAGCTCCTAACCGTGTGATTGGTACATTCCCAGCTCCTAGCCGTGTGATTGGTACATTCCCATCTCCAGCTCCTAGCCTTGCTGAAGCCTCTCTGTCTCCACTGCCAGACAGCCTGCAGGGAGCAGCTCTATCCTTTCAGACAGCCAGTGTGTGTCGGGGAGAACGTTGCTGCcgtgtttctgtgtgtgagagtgtgtgtgtgtaataatatatgtgtgcatgactgtgtgtttgtgtgtgcgtatgaGTTAGTGGTTTAAGCAGCCTCTTAGgatgagaggcagagagagacagacggtgcTGTGATTGAGAGTTGGCAACATCACCTCTCTGCCGCCTCACCCAGTCCTCATTCtgccctctgctcctctccctttcctctggCTCTGATCTACAACACCGCTGTGATGTCTTCTTCTCCAGGATACATGGACGGCAGCCAGAGGAATAGCTGTAGGTACCCACCAtagatatacatacagtatatatgcaTATAATACAGTGctctaattctatttctatggtaccGACGCCAGCTTTTCTtggtttatttatttgtttagttttttgtttGTGTCAGGATGTCTACACGCTAAGGTATCGGGGACTAGCAGATGTTGATCCATGCttgattattatatatttttaatatttGTGGATATGTGTCTTCTCCTTCCTGGTAGACTTGTTTTTATCTTACTTTCTTTTCCAGTTTTCATGGTCACAGTTGTCTAGTAGATTAATCTCTAAACGGGTTGGATTTTGTTTCAAATGTGTATGGAATTAATATTAACATGATTTGATGTGTGTGGTGTAAAGCCCTGTGTTCTGCTAGCAGAGACCACCTGGTTTAACAGGTGTTATGGGGGAAGAGGGTGTTGTCTTCCTGCTGGAGCTCATATTTTGTACTGAACTGAACACAGCACTGAGTCTGGCTgatagagaagaagaagagataaacaaacagagcgagagagagatgcggcattgtgttgtgtgacaaaactgcactttttagagtggccttttattgtccccagcacaaggtgcacctgtgtaatgatcatgctgtttaatcagcttcttgatatgccacacctgggatggattatcttggcaaaagagaaatgctcacgaacagggatgtaaactaatttgtgcataacatttgagagaaataagctttttgtgcgtatggaacatttctgggatcttttatttcagctcatgaaacatgggaccaacactttacatgttgcgtttatatttttgttcagtatataatcaAACACATTCTCAGCAGCAGTAATCATTACAATTTTGAAAACTATTGTGCAACATGCTGGGACAATAATTGCATTCATAGAATGAAATAGAACGTATAATGACCCTGTAGAATTATTCAATGTCCTGAGACATTCATGTCGCATGGTCTATTAACACAGCCACTCATTTTGAGTGCAGATGAAGATTGGATGGTTTCCGTGGGATGGTTTGACAGTGTTTAGGAAAGAGatgggacaggaggacagagTTAAGAAAGGACAGGACAacaggataggacaggacagagttaggACAGGAAAGAGATAGGATAGGACAGAACAGAGTTAGGACAGGAAAGAGATAGGATAGGACAGAACAGAGTTAGGACAGGACAgagatagaacagaacagaacagaacaggaacaggaacaggacaGAGATAGGAGAGGGCAGTATAGAACAGGACATGATGAAAGGACAGGACAGTGAACATTGGTCTCTGTGATCTATTGAAAAGCTTCACAATAACAGTGCTGTAGAGGAGAGGGAACATTAGCTGGTGGCTCTGAATAGCCCTCTATGATGAAAGCCAGAGGGAACTAGCAACATTATCAAAGCcaaagagagaaaatgaaagGAGAAGCTACTGTATATTGAAGGAATTAAAGGTTGCCCCCAAAGCATTGTttatggtgtctgtgtgtgtgtgtgtgtgtgtgtgtgtgtgtgtgtgtgtgtgtgtgtggggggggttcaaAATGAACATTAGATTGTTTAATGGCAGTGAATGTTTAGTGCTCTAACAGAGTGTTGTTAATTTGGCTCTGCCAGCTCTCTCTAGGATGTTGAGTGGACCTGACAGCAGTAGAGTGACTCAGTTTCCCGCAGGTTCCCACTCCTACGCTCTTCTTGTCTGCACAAACCAAAGTaaaatgcagatagtctgggcaCTGTGTTCCAGTGAGTATTGTAGTGGAAGCTccactgtgaatgtgtgtgtgtgtgtgtgtgtgtgtgtgtgtgtgtttgctttgcCATAATCAGTATAGCTCCTGTACGTACGCTGGATGCAAATGAAGCTATTCAACAAAGCAAACAAAGACAGAGAAGTCTTCTCGTTCTGGCATTTATTGGTTCACTTTGTCATGAGCTGCTCACCATCAGTTCACTTTGTCATGAGCTGCTCACCATCAGTTCACTTTGTCATGAGCTGCTCACCATCAGTTCACTTTGTCATGAGGCACTCGATAAGTGAATTAAATTAATCCTGGGTGCCAGACGAGCACAGATGTGCATGCtgctatccctaaccctaaccctagcttcatatcCATATCCTGGTTTAACCCTAGTaccaaccacaaccctaaccctaggttcttgtccacatcccggttcaaccacaaccctaacactagcttcatgtccacatcccagttcaaccctaaccctagtctcaaccacaaccctaaccctaaccctagcttcatgtccacatcctggttcaaccctaaccctagcctcaatcactaaccctaacccattccaACTCTCCACTATTAACATTGCAAGTTATTTTCATGTTGGCTACTGCCTTGCTGGAAATCTGAACATTTCAGAGAAAGACACCTGCAATCTAAAATTAACATTGCATAAATACACTGCTACAACTGTCAAGAATGTGAGGTTTGTCAGGCCTGTAGTTTTTTATTTGAGTGAAAATCTGCTTTTTAAATATATTAGTTTATATGAACCAAAGGAGGATGCCTTGCTTCATGCTGAATAATTCTATATTTcttatctaattatagacaatcATTTGAGCTGATGCGTTTCAGAAGAGTAAGGGAGGGAAACTGTCAGCATTGTCCTGTATTGTGAACAATGTGTCCTCACAGAATACTAATATAATTGTACTGCTTATATGCTTCATCAGTGAACCTTGGTCATCCATTCTCATTACAAACCATTAAGAGTTATTATGCAGTAATAGTAGTACACACGCCTCTGTTTATTGGTTAGGGTGGAATATGTTTAAATACAGATTTTTCTATCAGTCAACATACAAATATCTTATTTGACAGCATATACGGTGACTAACATGATTCAATCATCTTGGCACAGTACATATGACTCATTTCATATTTATAACATGCGTGCAGTTTTATTATGTCAAGTCGAGTGGACACACAATCTACAAGGGCAGAATATCTTTATTTCTCAGGGTTAACAACGTCGGCGCCAACCAACCACAGTAATGAATCACACTGGAGTCCCTTAGGAACCCCACTATTCATCCTCAAACAAAACACGACCCACACACGTATGCACTTACACaggcacacgcacaaacacacacacataaaacatcACAGACACTcaaatactgtacacacacatgcacacacttctGAAAAGAGTGGAAGGAACCAACCACACTCAGCAGCACACATACAACGAGAAAGAGTGGAAAGgcaagagagtgatggagagaaagaggggtagctaaagagagaaagggggagagagagactggggacagCTGCTGATAATGGGGACATCAACtgtaccctctctctttctttctctgtctctctctccctttctgtctctctctctccctttctctgtctctctctccctttctctctctctctctctccctttctctctctccctttctcgctctccctttctctgtctctctctccctttctctctctccctttctcgctCTCCCTTTCGTGTCTTAGATCGGTCTTATATAACGGTCTTTCCCTGTCTGGGAGAAACATTCAGCTGAAGTGACACTGTGTCGTTTAAACCTCCAGGCTCTGTCATCATCCAAACAGATAGAGACGGTCAGTTGTTTCTCTGTCTTCGCCCAGACAGATAGAGATGGTCAGTTACTGCTCTGTCATCAGCCAGACAGAGATGGTCAGTTGCTTCTCTGTCatcgtacagacagacagagatggtcAGTTGCTGCTCTGTCATCAGCCAGACAGAGATGGTCAGTTGCTGCTCTGTCatcgtacagacagacagagatggtcAGTTGCTGCTCTATCTTcgcccagacagacagagatggtcAGTTACTGCTCTGTCATCAGCCAGACAGAGATGGTCAGTTGCTGCTCTGTCatcgtacagacagacagagatggtcAGTTGCTACCCAAAGGCCTGACATCGAAGCATTCTGTATCAAATTATTTCATGTAACAGATCAACACTAGATGCTGTACATACACCTGTAATCTACACTAGTAACCATTCATTGTAATTTGAGTTAAGTGTTAaatgcccagtgcagtcaaaaacgtgattttcctgtgttttatatatatttccacactatgaggttggaataatactgtgaaattttgaaaatgatgataatgcccttttagtgtaagagctgaaaagactgcctgaaatttcagcctgttttggtgggatggagttttggcctgcctggtgactagaccaataagaaagagagttcctaacctttctgccaataacagctagttttcaaaaAAATTGCTTTAGAAACTGCTTGTTGCTAAGAagctattacagtaaggtacttaacccATAAATGATTTACTATTGAGATTTTAAAAAACGGCTGCAATGGACCTTTAAATGAAAAATGTAAATATCTCGGCCCTATGTAGCGGAGAAGGTGCCACCCCAGGTGAAGGAGGCAGAGCCTGCCCAGGTTAAGTTAAAGGAGGTGGATCCTCCCCAGGTGAAGCCAAAGGAGGTGGAGCCTGCCCAGGTGAAGCTGAAGGAGAGGCAGAAGTTCTTTGAAGAGGCATTCCAGCAAGACATGGATCAGTACCTGTCCACCGGCTACCTGCAGAtcactgagaggagaggtgagagccCCCACCTTAACCCTAACGCCTTATCATCTTCAATGGAGAAGTATGGTCACAGTGAcagatggggtgtgtgtgtgtactggcgCATTTCCAATGAGGATTTACaccagtgttttacccaaaaggctcagacttaattttattttattatctaAGCGTGCCCGGCAcccgtgtctcactgggccatggctccaGTGGACCTGCGGACCtgcaccttctcacaaagcaacagatttgaatgatgcagaggttgttgattctacTTACCAGAAGTCCTTTGTATCACACTGCTGATGGAAACACAATAACAGTtcacattaacataaaacactggcgACCCACTGGTGTgggggtaagtctcattggaaaagcaccatttgtgtgtacagttgaagtcggaagtttacatacaccttagccaaatacatttaaactcagtttttcacaattcctgacgtttaatcctagtaaaaatgccctgtcttaggtcagttaggatcaccactttattttaagaatgtgaaatgtcagaataatagtagagagaatgatttatttcagcttttatttcattcatcacattcccagtgggtcagaagtttgcatacactcaattagtatttggtagcattgcctttaaattgtttatcttgggtcaaacgtttcgggtagccttccacaagcttcccacaaaaagttgggtgaattttggcccattcctccagacagagctggtgtaactgaatctttgctcacacacactttttcagttctgcccaaacattttctataggattgaggtcagggctttgttgtccttaagccattttgccacaactttggaagtatgcttggggtcattgtccatttggaagtcccatatgcgaccaagctttaacttcctgactgatgtcttgagatgttgcttcaatatatccacataatttcccttcctcatgataccatctattttgtgaagtgcaccagtccctcttgcagcaaagcacccccacagcatgatgctgccacccccgtgcttcacggttgggatggtgttcttcggcttgcaagcatcccctttttcctccaaacataacgatggtctttaaggccaaacagttctatttttgtttcatcagaccagaggacatttctccaaaaagtacgatctttgtccccatgtgcagttgcaaaccgtagtctggcttttttatggtggttttggagcagtggcttcttccttgctgagcggcctttcaggttatgtctatataggacttgttttactgtggatatagatacttttgtacctgtttcctccagcatcttcacaaggtcctttgctgttgttctgggattgatttgcacttttcgcaccaaagtacgttaatctctaggagacagaatgcgtctccttcctgagcggtatgacggctgtgtggtcccatggtgtttatacttgcgtactattgtttgtacagatgaacgtggtaccttcaggcgtttggaaattgctcctaaggatgaaccagacttgtggaggtctacaattttttggctgaagtcttggctgatttcttttgattttcccatgatgtcaagcaaagaggcactgagtttgaaggtaggccttgaaatacatccacaagtacacctccaattgactcaaatgatgtcaattagcctatcagaagcttctaaagccatgacatcattttctgttattttccaagctgtttaaaggcacagtcaacttagtgtatgtaaacttctgacccactggaattgtgatacagcgaattataagtgaaataatctgtctgtaaacaattgttggaagaattacttgtgtcatgcacaaagtagatgtcctaactgacttgccaaaacgatagtttgttaacaagaaatttgtggagtggttgaaaaaacgagttttaatgactccaacctaagtgtatgtaaacttccgacttcaactgtatgtgtgtgtgggtgtggctgGGTAATaacagttccctctctctctttactctgccCCACCCTGCtgccctgctctcctctcctcctttccttgaGGTATGCCGTCTCAGCTGTCAATCATCCCTCACAGTGTACTGTGTGTTTGTGACGTATGCACCACGTGATCATAACACCGGTGTTAAAACAGATACTGTTCCTGCAAGGTGATGAATCCAGGACATGTATAGAATCAGGATAGAATCCTACAAACACCAACCTGGAATAATTTCAAAAAGGATAGAACCATACAGGCACTAACCTGGAATAATTTCAGACAGGATAGGGCCATACAGATACCAGCCTGGAATCATTTCAGATAGGATAGGGCCATACAGATACCAGCCTGGAATCATTTCAGACAGGATAGGGCCATACAGATACCAGCCTGGAATTATTTCAGACAGGATAGGGCCATACAGATACCAGCCTGGAATCATTTCAGACAGGATAGGGCCATACAGATACCAGCCTGGAATCATTTCAGACAGGATAGAACCCTAGACACCAGCCTGGAATCAATTTAGACAGGATGGAACCCTGCAGGCATCAACCTAGAAATTTCAGGGCTTATGGCAAGTCAGTCAGGATAGATGAAAAAATTTATTCAGATGAATCTCAGTTCTTTTGATGAAACAGGTTTAGGGGTTTTGTGGTGAGATGGCGCTGAATCTGCGGTTTCTGCTCATTCAAATTTAGCCACTTCCACCCCCAGAATAATAGAGTCAATTAGGTAGCATGCAAGATTTTGCTGTTAATTCCAAGATTACAATTTTTTTGCCAAGAGTAGTTAGATGGTTTTGCCAATATGATTTCTTCCGTAGTGTGTTTTAAAACATAAAAAGGCTCTTTCTGGACTCAGCCCCTTGCCGTTGCATTCTGGGTGATGACGTTTTATATGCATTGGTGACTAACGCCTGTGTCTTGCTTCTCAGGGCCAATAGGAAGCTTTTCGTCCATGGAGGTGAACGTGGACATGCTGGAGCAGATGGATCTGATGGACATCTCCGACCATGACAGCCTTGACGTCTTCCTCCACTCTGGGGGAGAGGACAACAACGCTGCCTCGCCCATGCTGGGTATGACacacagacccagacacacagacacacatgcacagtcGGACTATCAAATAATTGggatatacattactcttacagaatttctagatatatagcaataaaaactgtaaaatagaggcacagaatacgttagaataaaaacaaaaagaaatggaggaacttattcaagaaagatcaactgtaacatattataaaaataaagcgaactggatggaaaatggggaaaaatgcaccaaattattttttaatcttcaacatagaaatgctaccaaaaataatttagtgaaacttgtttcaaataacagagtaacccatgattcaccaaacaatattttgaaagaggaagcaaagtaccttaagcatatgtttttgtttcagtcttctccatctccactaaccgaaCGTAATTGtaaggattttattttattaataatgtaaaataaacagctgtacagaaagactcatgtaaatgccaaa contains:
- the LOC121572927 gene encoding dysbindin isoform X1 — protein: MSSSPGYMDGSQRNSSEKVPPQVKEAEPAQVKLKEVDPPQVKPKEVEPAQVKLKERQKFFEEAFQQDMDQYLSTGYLQITERRGPIGSFSSMEVNVDMLEQMDLMDISDHDSLDVFLHSGGEDNNAASPMLDPDVESLTTEITLQVPTQAELRNKLSSLSSTCTDSQDTEAGEDDEEDEGGREDSSHCPVGVQSYEAEVPPNTVLAERPPTPPRSKTLKHFEDSSSQAT
- the LOC121572927 gene encoding dysbindin isoform X2, with protein sequence MSSSPGYMDGSQRNSSEKVPPQVKEAEPAQVKLKEVDPPQVKPKEVEPAQVKLKERQKFFEEAFQQDMDQYLSTGYLQITERRGSFSSMEVNVDMLEQMDLMDISDHDSLDVFLHSGGEDNNAASPMLDPDVESLTTEITLQVPTQAELRNKLSSLSSTCTDSQDTEAGEDDEEDEGGREDSSHCPVGVQSYEAEVPPNTVLAERPPTPPRSKTLKHFEDSSSQAT